The region CTGGTCTGCCTGCCGTTCTTCTTCACCGAGACGGTCGGCTTCAGCACCTCGACCTGGCTGCGCCTGCTCAGCGTGATGTTCGCCGCGAACATCTTCGCCAACCTGTTCTTCGGGGCCGTCGGCGACCGCCTCGGATGGCAGCGCACCATGACCTGGTTCGGCGCCGTGGCCTGCGCGGTCACCTGCCTGGCGCTGTACTACGTACCGGTCGTGGCGGGCCCGCACTTCGCCGCCGCCGCGGTGGCCGCCGCCCTCTACGGCATCGCCCTCGCCGGCTACGTACCGATCTCGGCGCTGGTCCCCGCACTGGCACCGCGCCACAAGGGGCAGGCCATGTCCGCACTCAACCTGGGCGCCGGAGCGAGCACCTTCGCCGGGCCCGCCATCGTCGCCCTCGCGCTGGGCCCGGTCGGGGTGGAGGGCATCGTCTGGATCTTCGCCGCCCTGCACCTGGCCACCGCCGTCGCCATCCGATTCCTCGAACCCGACCCGGAGTTCACCGCGCCCGACGCCTCACCGGCCGTCGAGGACGCGGGCCTGCCCGCGGGACCCCACTGACGTCCGCACTCGCGCCGTCGCGCTCACGCCGACGCCTGCGCGGCGGCGCGCTCGCGGGCGGCCGCCGCCCGCGCCGGATCGCCGAGCTGTTCCTCCAGCCGGGCCTTGGCCGACCAGGTGTACGGGCAGACCGGGCGCAGCTGGATGCGCTCGCTGAGCAGGGTCCGCGCCAGGTCGGCGCGGCCCGCGCGCAGGGCCGCCTCGACCAGGGTGCGCTGGATCGCGTCCCGCTGGGCGTGGCTGCCGCCGAAGGTGTTCAGGCGGTGGCGTACGGGCAGCAGCAGATCGGCGGCCCGGTCGTAGTCGTGCTGCCCGTAGGCGATCAGAGCGCGGCAGACCGGCAGTCCGACCTCGGCCGTCATCGCGCGGTTGGACACGGCGGACTCCGCCGCCACCCAGGTCTCCCGGTCCCGGACGAGCCGTTGCGCCTGGACGAAGCGGCCCGCGCCCACGTAGGCCATGACCGCATGTGCGTCGTTGAAGGCGTAGTGCGGGCCGTCCTGGCGGTTCTCCCAGGCGTCGGCGAGCCGGGACCACCGCGCGCTCTGGTCGTCCTGCGCCAGGTACAGCCGCCACAACAGCGCCGCGGCGTCCAGCAGTTCCATCGCCGCGCCGGCCGAGGCGTCGTGGTGGAGCGCGGCGTCGTAGATCTCCAGGACCCGGTCGGTGGCGCCGATCTCCAGTGAGTAGAGGGCGTAGTGCCACCAGTTGTGGACGGTGAGCAGGCTGCCCTGGGACCAGTCGTCCGTACGGGCGTCGAGAAAGCGGATCCCGTCCGTGAAGCGCCCCCGCATCTCGTACGTGTGCACCACGCCGTGGATGCCCCACACATCGCCCGGGTGCTGGGCGAGGGCCGCCAGACCGACCTCCTCCGCACGTTCGTAATGGCCCGACTCCTCCAGGCCGAAGGCGTACATGCCGAGCAACGGGCCGTGGTGGGGGTCGTCCCCGTCCCAGGCGTCCAGCGCTCCGCCGACGCGGTCGCGGAGGCGCTGGGCATCCCCGGTGAGGAAGTCGTGCTGGTGCCCCGCGAACAGTGCCAGCGCGTCGCGCGGGAAGGCGATGGTGAGGTCCCCCAGGGTGCGGCCGGCGCCGTACAGGTCGCCGTCGAGCCATGCCGTTGCGGCGGCGACGTGCATACGTTCCCGGGGCGTCAGCCGTTCGGTGTCCAGGCCTGCGCGGAAACGGACGAAGCGGTCCCGTGCCGCGGCCGCATCCTTCTCCTCGGTGCCCAGCACCCCCAGGTAGGCGGCCAGCGAGTGTCCCAGCACCGACCGCGGCGAGGCAGCCAGTACGGCCTCCGAGGTCTCCGCGATCCGAGGCCGGAAGAACAGCAGGTCGTCCAGCGCCTGTTCGTAATGCGCGAGGGCCTCGGCGCCGGTATCGCTCATCGGGTACCCGTGTCGGTCCGCTGTCATGGGTGCCTCCTGCGGGGTGAGTTGGGGGCGGGGCGGTAAGGGCTCGTCGGGCGGCGGCTGGAACACCCGGTGCCGTTCCGGGCCGCTCCGCCGTCGGCAGCCTCATGTCTACCCGCTCCGCCGCGCGGGCCGCGAGGACATCCTGCTCATGGCGCCGTGGAACTTCATGGCGTCGAACCTCGCGCGATCGGACTCCGCGCCGCCGGCGGCAGGGGCCTGCAGCGAACCTGGCGCCACCGCGGAAACGTCCGCTTCATCTGCGAAGACGCTGCGGGAAACACGCGCTCCCTAATCTCCCCTCACCGCACTCCCGCATCACCGACGCTGTCGCGCCACACCCGGCCCCCGCCATGAGCGCGGCATCACGTCGTCTTCCCACCGCCCTCAGGAGGTCCGGCATGAGCGTCGAGCCACAACTGACCGCCCCCGACAGCAGCCATCGGCCCTCACCCACCGAGCCGCCCGCCGCCAAAGCCGCCGACGAGACCCTGGAGGACTACACCCTCCGGTTCGCTCCGCGGAGCTACCGCCGCTGGACGCCGATGGTCGTGGCGACCACGGCGCTGGGCGGTATCGCCTACATGGCCGACTTCTCGATCGGCGCGGGGATCGGGCTCGCCCATGGCACGGGGAACGCCCTGGCCGCGATCCTGGTCGCGGCCGTGGTCATCTTCCTCACCGGCTTCCCCCTCGCCTACTACGCGGCGCGCTACAACATCGATCTGGACCTGATCACCCGGGGCTCGGGCTTCGGCTACTACGGCTCGGTCCTGACGAGCGTCATCTTCGCCAGCTTCACCTTCATCTTCTTCGCCCTCGAAGGCTCGATCATGGCGCAGGGCCTGAAGCTGGGGTTCGGCCTGCCCCTGTGGCTGGGCTATGTGATCTCGACCTGCATGGTCATCCCGTTGGTCGTCTACGGCATGAAGGCGCTCAGCAAGCTCCAGGTCTGGACGACACCGATCTGGCTGCTGCTGATGGTGGGGCCGTTGCTCTACCTGGTCGCCACGGACCCCGGCACGGTGCACACCTTCCTTTCGTACCCGGGCTCGCACGGTCACGGCGGGGTCGACGCCGCGTCGGTGCTGCTGGGTGCGGGCGTATGTCTGTCCCTGATCGCGCAGATCGGCGAGCAGGTCGACTATCTGCGCTTCATGCCGCCCAAGACCGCGCAGAACCGGCGCAGTTGGTGGACGGCCGTGGTGATGGCCGGCCCCGGATGGGTCGTTCTCGGCGCGCTCAAGCAGGCCATCGGCGTCTTCCTGGCCGTCTACGTCCTCTCCCGGGTCGGCGCGGCCTCGGCCACCGAGCCCATCCGGCAGTTCACCGGCGCCTTCGCCGCCATGATGCCGTCGTGGCTGGTCGTCCCGCTGGCCGTGGCGCTGGTCGTGATCAGCCAGATCAAGATCAACGTGACCAATGCCTACTCCGGTTCGCTGGCCTGGACTAACTCGTTCACCCGGGTCACCAAGCGCTATCCG is a window of Streptomyces caniferus DNA encoding:
- a CDS encoding tetratricopeptide repeat protein, whose product is MTADRHGYPMSDTGAEALAHYEQALDDLLFFRPRIAETSEAVLAASPRSVLGHSLAAYLGVLGTEEKDAAAARDRFVRFRAGLDTERLTPRERMHVAAATAWLDGDLYGAGRTLGDLTIAFPRDALALFAGHQHDFLTGDAQRLRDRVGGALDAWDGDDPHHGPLLGMYAFGLEESGHYERAEEVGLAALAQHPGDVWGIHGVVHTYEMRGRFTDGIRFLDARTDDWSQGSLLTVHNWWHYALYSLEIGATDRVLEIYDAALHHDASAGAAMELLDAAALLWRLYLAQDDQSARWSRLADAWENRQDGPHYAFNDAHAVMAYVGAGRFVQAQRLVRDRETWVAAESAVSNRAMTAEVGLPVCRALIAYGQHDYDRAADLLLPVRHRLNTFGGSHAQRDAIQRTLVEAALRAGRADLARTLLSERIQLRPVCPYTWSAKARLEEQLGDPARAAAARERAAAQASA
- a CDS encoding purine-cytosine permease family protein — translated: MSVEPQLTAPDSSHRPSPTEPPAAKAADETLEDYTLRFAPRSYRRWTPMVVATTALGGIAYMADFSIGAGIGLAHGTGNALAAILVAAVVIFLTGFPLAYYAARYNIDLDLITRGSGFGYYGSVLTSVIFASFTFIFFALEGSIMAQGLKLGFGLPLWLGYVISTCMVIPLVVYGMKALSKLQVWTTPIWLLLMVGPLLYLVATDPGTVHTFLSYPGSHGHGGVDAASVLLGAGVCLSLIAQIGEQVDYLRFMPPKTAQNRRSWWTAVVMAGPGWVVLGALKQAIGVFLAVYVLSRVGAASATEPIRQFTGAFAAMMPSWLVVPLAVALVVISQIKINVTNAYSGSLAWTNSFTRVTKRYPGRMVFVLANLAFALILMEADMFSFLNSILGFYSNCAIAWIVTVATDIIVNKYLLKLSPQAPEFRRGMLYAVNPVGVVAFTVASGLSIALYFHALGDALQPYSPVAAAVIAFVLTPLMAVLTKGRFYLRRTSDGIDAPLLDPDGNPSSAPYECHVCRQEFERPDLAACHQHTAVICSLCLSTDRTGAHILPATPTA